One Primulina huaijiensis isolate GDHJ02 chromosome 5, ASM1229523v2, whole genome shotgun sequence DNA segment encodes these proteins:
- the LOC140976920 gene encoding uncharacterized protein, with product MPSAAPAAAAAAIMQNQNSTPHPSFKTEPKLFSQLDLPSSSSSAVPVRIDGFEEDLILSKSQFLTRPELLKRRSRRVKQLARIYRDHYWALMEELKFKYREYYWEFGKSPFQEDEEGDRTNWNRGDCTIVIAENAHGNDNNGNPGVTNKNNSRCGVHGCKAKAMAMTRFCHMHILSDAKQKLYKACNFSIKSSTTGPILCGKPILRSTVPSYCPIHFQKAEKHMACALKRAGLNVSSASKLAPKLHILIAEYVRQIKHKRRAARKSKLEHAVVKKENNS from the exons ATGCCCTCCGCCGCCCCAGcggccgccgccgccgccatcATGCAGAATCAAAATTCTACACCCCACCCGTCTTTCAAAACGGAACCGAAACTATTTTCTCAGCTCGACCTCCCGTCATCGTCATCTTCGGCGGTTCCTGTGCGAATCGATGGATTCGAAGAAGACCTAATTTTATCCAAATCGCAGTTCCTGACACGGCCGGAACTTTTAAAGCGCCGTTCACGTAGGGTCAAACAGTTGGCCCGAATTTACAGGGACCACTATTGGGCGTTGATGGAGGAGCTCAAATTCAAGTACAGAGAATACTATTGGGAGTTCGGCAAAAGTCCTTTTCAAGAAGACGAAGAGGGAGATAGAACTAATTGGAACCGGGGGGACTGCACCATTGTGATTGCAGAGAACGCACATGGAAATGACAATAATGGGAATCCGGGGGTTACAAATAAGAATAATAGTAGGTGTGGGGTTCACGGGTGCAAGGCTAAGGCTATGGCGATGACGAGATTTTGCCATATGCATATACTGTCCGATGCCAAGCAGAAGCTCTACAAGGCTTGCAATTTCTCCATCAAGAG TTCAACCACCGGACCAATACTTTGTGGGAAACCAATACTAAGATCAACTGTCCCTTCTTATTGCCCTATCCATTTTCAAAAGGCTGAAAAGCATATGGCATGTGCTCTAAAGAGAGCGGGACTCAATGTCTCTTCTGCTAGCAAGCTTGCTCCTAAGCTCCATATCCTCATTGCTGAGTATGTCCGACAAATCAAACACAAGAGAAGAGCTGCACGAAAATCGAAGCTGGAACATGCTGTAGTCAAGAAGGAGAACAATTCTTGA
- the LOC140976921 gene encoding acyltransferase GLAUCE-like: MGTLEPNHPASIQDLKVTIHSSTLISPSQQNSQTPKPIFLSNIDKVLNFNVQTVHFFPPNPEFPLEVVAARLKKAIEKLVMVPYDFLAGKLILNHQSGRQEIECNGPGVGFVVASADITMEEIGDLVYPNPAYRELIIQRLDDVEGDQPLCIFQVTSFKCGGFVLGTSANHVLFDGMSFKHFLENLASQAFEDKPLATVPCNNRRLLAARSPPQVTFPHPELLKLKLPIGEELANLEFEAEQEDLEFKIMNLSPDDVSFLKEKAKTSIGTEMIKTGTLETPKITSFNVVATHIWRCKALSRDVENNADRVSTILFSVDIRSRLRPPLPLSYSGNAVLPAYASAKCSELEHEPFSKLVAMVSEGSGRMNNDYARSSIDWGEIYQGFPDGEFLISSWWKLGFDEVVYPWGKSSYGCPVVYHRKDIILLFPEIGGASSANNGVNVLVALPPKELEKFQSLFHKFLK; this comes from the exons ATGGGAACTCTCGAACCTAACCACCCTGCTTCCATCCAAGACTTGAAGGTCACCATCCACAGCTCAACTCTAATATCACCATCCCAACAGAATTCACAAACCCCGAAACCGATTTTCTTGTCCAACATCGACAAAGTCCTTAATTTCAATGTCCAGACAGTGCATTTCTTCCCTCCGAACCCAGAGTTTCCCCTGGAAGTTGTGGCCGCTAGGCTTAAAAAGGCTATAGAGAAACTAGTCATGGTTCCGTATGATTTCTTGGCCGGAAAGTTGATACTGAACCACCAGTCCGGACGGCAGGAGATCGAGTGTAACGGGCCAGGTGTAGGATTCGTGGTGGCTTCGGCCGACATTACGATGGAGGAGATTGGGGATTTGGTGTATCCTAATCCAGCATATAGGGAGCTTATCATCCAGAGGTTGGATGATGTTGAAGGTGATCAGCCACTTTGCATTTTTCAG GTGACTTCGTTCAAGTGTGGTGGTTTTGTATTGGGAACGTCTGCTAATCATGTGTTGTTTGATGGAATGAGCTTCAAACATTTCTTGGAAAACCTAGCTTCACAAGCTTTTGAGGATAAGCCATTAGCCACGGTTCCATGCAATAACCGTCGCCTCCTCGCTGCTAGGTCTCCGCCGCAAGTCACGTTCCCTCACCCTGAATTACTCAAACTCAAACTCCCGATTGGCGAAGAATTAGCAAATCTTGAGTTCGAGGCCGAACAAGAGGACCTagaattcaagatcatgaacttGAGCCCAGATGATGTAAGTTTCTTGAAGGAAAAGGCGAAAACTAGTATAGGGACTGAAATGATCAAAACTGGAACACTAGAAACCCCCAAGATCACCAGCTTCAATGTCGTCGCCACGCACATCTGGCGGTGCAAGGCGCTGTCGCGTGACGTCGAAAACAACGCTGATCGGGTCTCCACGATTCTTTTCTCCGTGGACATACGCTCCCGGCTGAGGCCTCCGCTGCCACTCTCCTACTCCGGCAACGCGGTGCTCCCTGCATACGCATCAGCCAAATGTTCGGAGCTTGAACACGAGCCGTTCTCTAAGTTAGTGGCCATGGTCTCGGAGGGGTCGGGCCGAATGAACAACGATTACGCCAGGTCCTCCATAGACTGGGGGGAGATTTACCAAGGGTTTCCAGACGGGGAGTTCTTGATTTCTTCATGGTGGAAACTAGGTTTTGACGAGGTGGTGTACCCGTGGGGGAAATCGAGCTACGGTTGCCCCGTCGTTTACCATAGAAAGGATATCATATTGCTGTTTCCTGAGATTGGCGGAGCTTCGTCCGCCAATAATGGAGTCAATGTCTTGGTTGCATTACCACCTAAGGAATTGGAGAAATTCCAATCTCTCTTTCACAAGTTCTTGAAATGA
- the LOC140976922 gene encoding uncharacterized protein gives MENEEKVEDEAEAVADFVRKEVSDWDDEVKGRARFKALSGQRSDWEPLYLFWRDLIIKVARHLRIFLIRPSHVQCLWFRRNGLSPLCLQRILVEMCRAGDLLPISSAHPPTVTSHLSHFLRKSIHFLVSRPSTSNDDSLTLSGDSYILTALLEERALEVVKTLSENHWTLSCVISMRKFQDICLGSKEALVILNYLSTHGKAKHLVMNTAERIEGVKVCLTEVAVASASSMDYSVLHLIWTAEKLEQQLNVIDQRYHKTRNSALAFLKSGNKRVALKYARELKQVSLSREKCTALLERVEKVIQVIADAESSKMVSEAIQISSRAIHENQITVEEVELCLQEIDDNIHSLKQVDTVLESSPVYTDLVEEDIEDEFKKLQLEISGETTTQFSNKNGDDNSVEAPEMSSTNDLLGNALSNLNLKDDTSMGSVIECSREPVSNRGTHKVPVSGVL, from the exons ATGGAGAACGAAGAAAAAGTTGAAGATGAAGCAGAGGCAGTGGCTGATTTTGTTCGGAAAGAAGTTAGTGATTGGGATGACGAGGTCAAGGGACGAGCAAGATTCAAAGCCCTGAGCGGACAGAGATCTGATTGGGAACCACTTTACCTTTTCTGGAGGGATTTGATTATTAAGGTTGCTCGCCACCTCCGAATCTTCCTCATCCGCCCCTCCCATGTTCAATGCCTCTGGTTCCGCCGAAATGGTTTGTCCCCTCTGTGCCTCCAACGCATACTTGTAGAGATGTGCCGAGCCGGTGACTTATTGCCAATCTCCTCCGCCCATCCACCTACTGTAACTTCTCATCTCTCTCACTTTCTTCGAAAATCAATACATTTTTTGGTTTCTCGTCCTTCAACTTCTAATGATGATAGTCTCACTCTTTCCGGAGACAGTTACATTCTTACCGCACTCTTAGAG GAAAGAGCTTTGGAAGTAGTAAAGACTTTGTCCGAAAACCACTGGACACTTTCTTGTGTCATTTCCATGAGAAAGTTTCAAGATATTTGTCTAGGATCCAAGGAAGCACTTGTGATTCTAAACTATTTGTCAACACATGGCAAGGCAAAACACCTTGTCATGAACACAGCTGAACGGATAGAG GGAGTAAAAGTTTGTCTTACTGAGGTTGCAGTTGCTAGTGCCTCGAGTATGGACTACAGTGTTTTGCACTTAATTTGGACTGCAGAAAAGCTGGAACAACAGCTTAATGTGATTGACCAGCGATATCATAA AACCAGGAATTCAGCTCTAGCTTTTCTTAAATCCGGAAACAAGAGAGTCGCCCTGAAATATGCAAGAGAGCTGAAGCAGGTATCGCTGAGCCGAGAAAAATGCACAGCACTTTTGGAGCGGGTGGAGAAAGTTATCCAGGTCATTGCAGATGCCGAGTCATCTAAAATG GTTTCCGAGGCCATACAAATCAGCAGCCGGGCGATACATGAAAATCAGATAACAGTTGAAGAAGTTGAGCTATGTCTACAGGAAATCGATGACAATATTCATTCTTTGAAACAAGTTGACACTGTTTTAG AATCATCTCCAGTGTATACAGATTTAGTTGAAGAAGATATAGAAGATGAATTCAAGAAGCTTCAGCTGGAAATTAGTGGTGAAACGACCACTCAATTTTCGAACAAAAATGGGGATGATAACTCTGTCGAAGCACCAGAGATGTCTTCAACAAACGATTTATTGGGCAATGCTTTGTCAAATCTTAATCTTAAGGACGACACATCAATGGGCTCAGTGATCGAATGTTCCAGAGAGCCGGTAAGCAACAGAGGCACACACAAAGTCCCTGTATCTGGTGTTTTGTAA
- the LOC140976923 gene encoding CMP-sialic acid transporter 4-like isoform X2, with amino-acid sequence MDYRRIKDQDKDRAIADDVESLRGRSHSGSPSNVAGFGGNSNELSKWKLKSVVTLALTLLTSSQAILIVWSKRAGKYEYSVTTANFLVEALKCALSLAALVRIWRSEGVTEDNRLTTTFDEVSVYPIPAALYLVKNLLQYYIFAYVDAPGYQILKNLNIISTGVLYRIILKRKLSEIQWAAFILLCAGCTTAQLNSNSDQVMQTPLQGWLMAVIMALLSGFAGVYTEAIVKKQPSRNINVQNFWLYVFGMAFNVVAILVQDFDAVVNKGFFHGYSLITVLMILNHALSGIAVSMVMKYADNIVKVYSTSVAMLLTAVVSVFLFGFHLSLAFFLGSTVVSVSVYLHSIGKLQR; translated from the exons ATGGATTATAGAAGAATAAAGGATCAG GATAAGGACAGGGCTATAGCTGATGATGTAGAGAGTCTACGGGGAAGATCCCATTCAG GATCTCCCAGTAATGTGGCTGGTTTTGGAGGTAACTCTAATGAACTGTCTAAGTGGAAGCTCAA GTCAGTTGTAACACTTGCATTGACTCTACTTACGAGTTCACAAGCAATTCTCATTGTCTGGTCAAAGAGGGCAGGAAAGTACGAGTACAGTGTCACAACTGCAAACTTTTTG GTAGAAGCTTTGAAATGTGCACTATCACTTGCTGCCTTGGTAAGAATATGGAGGAGCGAAGGTGTTACTGAGGATAACAG GTTGACTACTACATTTGATGAAGTTAGTGTATATCCCATTCCTGCAGCTCTTTATCTTGTCAAGAATTTACTTCAA TATTACATCTTTGCATATGTAGATGCTCCAGGGTATCAAATATTAAAGAATCTGAACATCATAAGCACTGGCGTGTTATACCGTATCATACTTAAGAGAAA GTTGAGTGAAATTCAGTGGGCAGCTTTCATTTTATTGTGTGCAGGGTGCACTACAGCACAACTCAACTCTAA TTCAGATCAAGTAATGCAAACTCCTTTGCAAGGCTGGCTGATGGCAGTT ATCATGGCCCTTCTCAGTGGTTTTGCTGGAGTCTACACTGAG GCTATAGTTAAAAAACAACCTTCGAGGAACATTAACGTCCAGAACTTTTGGTTGTATGTATTTGGGATGGCTTTCAATGTTGTTGCAATCCTCGTTCAAGATTTTGATGCTGTCGTCAACAA GGGATTCTTTCATGGGTATTCATTAATTACAGTTCTCATGATCCTAAACCATGCTCTCAG TGGAATTGCTGTATCAATGGTAATGAAATATGCAGATAACATAGTGAAG GTCTATTCTACATCTGTTGCAATGCTTTTGACTGCTGTTGTGTCTGTTTTTCTATTTGGATTTCATCTTTCTCTTGCTTTTTTCCTTGGTTCCAC TGTTGTTTCTGTCTCTGTTTACCTACATTCAATTGGAAAGCTCCAGAGATAG
- the LOC140976923 gene encoding CMP-sialic acid transporter 4-like isoform X1, with protein sequence MRDIALPNSTIRASEEQKMDYRRIKDQDKDRAIADDVESLRGRSHSGSPSNVAGFGGNSNELSKWKLKSVVTLALTLLTSSQAILIVWSKRAGKYEYSVTTANFLVEALKCALSLAALVRIWRSEGVTEDNRLTTTFDEVSVYPIPAALYLVKNLLQYYIFAYVDAPGYQILKNLNIISTGVLYRIILKRKLSEIQWAAFILLCAGCTTAQLNSNSDQVMQTPLQGWLMAVIMALLSGFAGVYTEAIVKKQPSRNINVQNFWLYVFGMAFNVVAILVQDFDAVVNKGFFHGYSLITVLMILNHALSGIAVSMVMKYADNIVKVYSTSVAMLLTAVVSVFLFGFHLSLAFFLGSTVVSVSVYLHSIGKLQR encoded by the exons ATGAG AGATATTGCCCTACCCAATTCGACGATAAGAGCTAGCGAGGAGCAAAAAATGGATTATAGAAGAATAAAGGATCAG GATAAGGACAGGGCTATAGCTGATGATGTAGAGAGTCTACGGGGAAGATCCCATTCAG GATCTCCCAGTAATGTGGCTGGTTTTGGAGGTAACTCTAATGAACTGTCTAAGTGGAAGCTCAA GTCAGTTGTAACACTTGCATTGACTCTACTTACGAGTTCACAAGCAATTCTCATTGTCTGGTCAAAGAGGGCAGGAAAGTACGAGTACAGTGTCACAACTGCAAACTTTTTG GTAGAAGCTTTGAAATGTGCACTATCACTTGCTGCCTTGGTAAGAATATGGAGGAGCGAAGGTGTTACTGAGGATAACAG GTTGACTACTACATTTGATGAAGTTAGTGTATATCCCATTCCTGCAGCTCTTTATCTTGTCAAGAATTTACTTCAA TATTACATCTTTGCATATGTAGATGCTCCAGGGTATCAAATATTAAAGAATCTGAACATCATAAGCACTGGCGTGTTATACCGTATCATACTTAAGAGAAA GTTGAGTGAAATTCAGTGGGCAGCTTTCATTTTATTGTGTGCAGGGTGCACTACAGCACAACTCAACTCTAA TTCAGATCAAGTAATGCAAACTCCTTTGCAAGGCTGGCTGATGGCAGTT ATCATGGCCCTTCTCAGTGGTTTTGCTGGAGTCTACACTGAG GCTATAGTTAAAAAACAACCTTCGAGGAACATTAACGTCCAGAACTTTTGGTTGTATGTATTTGGGATGGCTTTCAATGTTGTTGCAATCCTCGTTCAAGATTTTGATGCTGTCGTCAACAA GGGATTCTTTCATGGGTATTCATTAATTACAGTTCTCATGATCCTAAACCATGCTCTCAG TGGAATTGCTGTATCAATGGTAATGAAATATGCAGATAACATAGTGAAG GTCTATTCTACATCTGTTGCAATGCTTTTGACTGCTGTTGTGTCTGTTTTTCTATTTGGATTTCATCTTTCTCTTGCTTTTTTCCTTGGTTCCAC TGTTGTTTCTGTCTCTGTTTACCTACATTCAATTGGAAAGCTCCAGAGATAG
- the LOC140976923 gene encoding CMP-sialic acid transporter 2-like isoform X3 translates to MWLVLEVSCNTCIDSTYEFTSNSHCLVKEGRKVRVQCHNCKLFEALKCALSLAALVRIWRSEGVTEDNRLTTTFDEVSVYPIPAALYLVKNLLQYYIFAYVDAPGYQILKNLNIISTGVLYRIILKRKLSEIQWAAFILLCAGCTTAQLNSNSDQVMQTPLQGWLMAVIMALLSGFAGVYTEAIVKKQPSRNINVQNFWLYVFGMAFNVVAILVQDFDAVVNKGFFHGYSLITVLMILNHALSGIAVSMVMKYADNIVKVYSTSVAMLLTAVVSVFLFGFHLSLAFFLGSTVVSVSVYLHSIGKLQR, encoded by the exons ATGTGGCTGGTTTTGGAG GTCAGTTGTAACACTTGCATTGACTCTACTTACGAGTTCACAAGCAATTCTCATTGTCTGGTCAAAGAGGGCAGGAAAGTACGAGTACAGTGTCACAACTGCAAACTTTTTG AAGCTTTGAAATGTGCACTATCACTTGCTGCCTTGGTAAGAATATGGAGGAGCGAAGGTGTTACTGAGGATAACAG GTTGACTACTACATTTGATGAAGTTAGTGTATATCCCATTCCTGCAGCTCTTTATCTTGTCAAGAATTTACTTCAA TATTACATCTTTGCATATGTAGATGCTCCAGGGTATCAAATATTAAAGAATCTGAACATCATAAGCACTGGCGTGTTATACCGTATCATACTTAAGAGAAA GTTGAGTGAAATTCAGTGGGCAGCTTTCATTTTATTGTGTGCAGGGTGCACTACAGCACAACTCAACTCTAA TTCAGATCAAGTAATGCAAACTCCTTTGCAAGGCTGGCTGATGGCAGTT ATCATGGCCCTTCTCAGTGGTTTTGCTGGAGTCTACACTGAG GCTATAGTTAAAAAACAACCTTCGAGGAACATTAACGTCCAGAACTTTTGGTTGTATGTATTTGGGATGGCTTTCAATGTTGTTGCAATCCTCGTTCAAGATTTTGATGCTGTCGTCAACAA GGGATTCTTTCATGGGTATTCATTAATTACAGTTCTCATGATCCTAAACCATGCTCTCAG TGGAATTGCTGTATCAATGGTAATGAAATATGCAGATAACATAGTGAAG GTCTATTCTACATCTGTTGCAATGCTTTTGACTGCTGTTGTGTCTGTTTTTCTATTTGGATTTCATCTTTCTCTTGCTTTTTTCCTTGGTTCCAC TGTTGTTTCTGTCTCTGTTTACCTACATTCAATTGGAAAGCTCCAGAGATAG